ACCAGCCGGTCCGGGGTGTCGGGGCCGACCCGCGACACCACCACGACCAGCGTTCCCGCGATCGCGCCGGTCACCCCGACCCCACCCACGACCACGGTGCGCACCCCGTCGACCACGACCTCGACCCCGGCGGAGACCACCACGACGACCACGACGACCGCGACCACCGCGACCAGCGAGACCACCACCGCGACCACCGCGACCACCGCCTCGACGCCCGAGACCGAGTCGACGCCTGTCGAGGAGCCCGGGGCGGGCAGCGAGTCCGAGGAGTTCCCGGCCGGACCGCCGCCGGGGCCCGTCGAGGAACCCGCGCCGCCCGCGGCCCCGCCGGGCGCCTAGCGGGATCACCGCGTTCTCCGGTTCTCAGCATCGACCAGTAAAATCTCTCGGCGTGTCCCGCTATGACGAGCCGACCGAGTACATCAACACCGGCATCGACCCCAACGCCGAGCGCCCCTCCCCCTGGTATCGGCGCCGCGGGCTGCTGATGGCCTGGCTGGTGTTGGTGCTGATCCTGCTCGGGCTGATCGTGTGGGGCCTGGTGGTGTTGTTCAGCGACCAACCCGACTCGCAGATGCCGACCACGCCGACATCGTCGACCACCCAGTCGTCGACCACGACCACGGCGCCCAGCACCACCACCGCCACGACCACCCCGTCGTCGGAGGCCTCGGAGTCCCCCGAGACCCAGGCTCCCGACGAGCAGCCGGGCTCGACCGCCGAGTCCCCCGGACCCACCGAGACCAGCAGGGAACACCGCCTGCCGCAGTTGCCGGAGACGATCACGATCCCGTCGAACCCCTACGTGCCGACCGAGATCACCATTCCGTCCCTGCCGTAGCCACCGCCCGCGCAGGCCGACCGGGGACCGCCGGGGCACCGGTTATCGTTGAGGCGCACTAGCCCGCCAGCCAACCAGTCGAGACACGAGGTGCGCGCGACATGAGCGACTCGCTGGGTTTGTCGATCGGCATGACCAACCTGGCCGCCGCCCACAGCGGCCGCCCCCCGGTGATCCGCCGGTGTGTGTTGACGCTGTTCGACCGCCGGCCGCCCGAAGTCGGGATTCGCGGCGAGAACCCGAACCTGGCCACCGACCCCGGGGATCCCGGGGTGGTGCTGCGCGGGTTCGTCGAGCGGATCGGCGATCCGGTGCCGCTGGTGGCCGCCGACGGCGCGGCCTACAGCGGTGAGGGCCTGACCGCCGAGGCGCTCGACACGATCGCGGCCACCGTCGGCCACGGCGCCCCGGTCACCGTGGCGATCCCCGCGCACTGGGATCCGGGCGCGTTCTCGTCGCTGTCGGCCGCGTTGGCGGCCAAGCCGCGGCTCTCCCCGGGCGGGGCGACCCCGCCGCTGGTGCCCGACGCGACCGCCGCGCTGGCCGCGCTGGCCACCGAACCGGGCATGCCGACCGACGGCATCGTTTTGCTCTGCGACTTCGGCGGCAGCGGCACCAGCATCACCGTCGCCGACGCGGGGGCCGACCTCACCGCGGTGGGACAGACGTTCCGCTACACCGATTTCGCCGGCGACCTGGTCGACAACGCGGTGCTCAACCACGTGCTCACCCGGCTGCCCGACGCCGGGGACACCGCCGCGGTCAGCTCGATGGCCCGGCTGCGCGAGCAGTGCCGGGTCGCCAAGGAACAGCTGTCGCAGAGCGCCACGAGCACCGTCGCCACCGGGATCGCGGGGACGGCCCCGGTGCCGTTGAACCGCGCGGAGTTGACCATGCTCATCGCCGGCCCGTTGGCCGGGTGCATCGACGCCGTCGCCACCACCATGCAGCAGAGCGGCATCCCGGCGCGTCGGCTCGCGGCCATCGCCGCGGTCGGCGGCGGAGCACAGTTGCCCGGCATCGCCGAGCAGCTCTCGCAGCGCCTGCAGGTGCCGGTCATCACCCCGGCCCAGCCGGCGCTGAGCGCCGCCGCCGGTGCCCGCATCCTCGCCGAGCGCGGCGGCGCCGGTCGGGCGCCGATGACCCCGACCGGCCCCGACGCCCCCACCGGGTTGTGGACCGAACCGCCGGCGCCCACCGGGCGGGCCGGGGCGATCGGCGCGACCGGGGCCACGGCCATGGCGCCCTCCGCCGCCGGCTTCACCGGCGGGGCCGAGTCCACCTCGGAGGCCACGTCGTATGTGCCCGGACCGCCGGCCGAGTCGGTGGGCCCCGAGCTGGCCTGGTCGCAAGACGCCGTCGGCCCCAGCGAACCCACCCCGTACACCGGCGACGACTACCGGTTCGACGCCTCCAGCTACACCGACTCCCCGCCGCCGCCCCCGCCGCCGGCGGCCGACCCCGGTTACGCCCCGGCACCGGGACTGCCCTGGTATCGGCGCCCCCCGGTGCTGTTCGGCGGCGCGGTGGCCCTCGCGGTGTTCGCCGGCGGCGGTCTGCTCTACAGCCTGGTCTCCGGCACCGAGTCCGGAGACCAGAAGCCGGGCGTCACCACCCCCGCGGAGCCGCCCGCCCCGGTCACGGTGACGGTGACCGGCGACGACGGTCTGCCGACCGTCTCGACGATCCCGCCCCCGCCGCCCAGCGAGGAGCCGCCGCCCCCGGAGTCCACCAGCGAAGAGACCACCACGACCACCGAGGCGACGACGACCACCAGCGACGAGACCACCACCTCCGAGGCGACCACCACCACCGAGGCGACCACCACGACCGAGCGCACCACCTCGGCGCAGCCGACGACGACGCAGGCACCGACCACGAGTGCGCAGCCGACGGCGACCGGCGACGCGTCGGCGGAGGGCGGCGAGGAATCCGGCGGGCAGTCCTAGAGGCCGGCGCCGGGGGGATCCAAAACCGGAGTTAGGGCAACCTGCGTCAGCGGCGGGTAGCACAATGATGTCACTATTGAGCTGGCACGCAATTATGTTACTGACCGGTAACCAGGGATAGGTTACTCATCGGTAACTTACCTTGTGGGAAGGACTCCCCGTGGAGAACACGCAGATGCTGATCAGGCTCGTGGTGGGCCTGGGCGGAACGGCGGTGGTGGGCTTCTTCGCCGCCTCCCGGATCCTGTGGCTGTACCGGCTGGTCATGTCCGGCCAGAAGACCGGCGACGAGCGGACCACCGACGTCGCCACCCGGGTGTGGACCCAGATCCGCGAGGTGGCCGGGCAGTCCAAGCTGCTGAAATGGTCGATCCCCGGCCTGGCGCACTTCTTCACCATGTGGGCGTTTCTGGTGCTGCTCACCGTGTACATCGAGGCCTACGGGCTGCTGTTCAAAAACGACTTCGCGATCCCGATCATCGGCCACTGGGACGCCCTGGGCTTCCTGCAGGACTTCTTCATCACCGCGGTGACGATCTCGATCATCGTGTTCATGATCATCCGCACCATCCGCAACCCCCGCGACATGGGGCGCGCCTCCCGGTTCTACGGCTCGCACAACGGCGGGGCCTGGCTGATCCTGGTCATGATCGGCCTGGTGGTGCTCACGTTCCTGCCGCTGCGCGGGGCGGCGGTCAACAACGGCACCCTGCCCTACGGCAACGGGGCGTTTCTGTCCCAGCTGATGGGCAAGCTGATGTCGGGACTCAGCCACACCGCCAGCGAGTGGGTCGAGACCGGCTCGCTGCTGGCGCACATCGCGGTGATGCTGGCGTTCCTGCTGATCGTGCTGCACTCCAAGCACCTGCACATCTTCCTGGCGCCGATCAACGTCACCTTCAAACGGCTGCCCGACGGGCTGGGCCCGCTGCTGCCGATCGAGGTCGACGGCACGCCGGTCGACTTCGAGGATCCGCCGGAGGACGCCTCGTTCGGTCGCGGCACGATCGAGGACTTCACCTGGAAGGGCCTGCTGGACTTCGCCACCTGCACCGAGTGCGGTCGCTGCCAGTCCCAGTGCCCGGCGTGGAACACCGGTAAGCCGCTGAGCCCGAAGCTGCTGATCATGGACCTGCGCGACCACTGGATGGCCAAGGCCCCCTACCTGCTCGGCGACGAGGAGATGCCGTCCGGGGACGTCGACCTGTCCGGCGCGAAGCCGGTCCCGGGCCATCACGTGCCGGAGAAGGGCTTCGAGCGCATCGGCGGGCACGGCCCCGAGCAGGCCACCCGGCCGCTGGTCGGCACCGAGGAGCAGGGCGGGGTCATCGACCCCGACGTGCTGTGGAGCTGCACCAACTGCGGGGCCTGCGTCGAGCAGTGCCCGGTGGACATCGAGCACGTCGACCACATCCTCGACATGCGCCGCTACCAGGTGCTGATGGAGTCGGAGTTCCCGTCCGAGCTCGGGGTGCTGTTCAAAAACCTCGAGACCAAGGGCAACCCGTGGGGCCAGAACGCCAGTGAACGGACCGGCTGGATCGACGAGCTGGACTTCGACGTGCCGGTCTACGGCCAGGACGTGGAGAGCTTCGAGGGCTTCGAGTACCTGTTCTGGGTCGGGTGCGCCGGGGCCTATGAGGACCGGGCCAAAAAGACCACCAAGGCGGTCGCCGAGCTGCTCGCCGCGGCCGGGGTGAAGTTCCTGGTGCTGGGCACCGGCGAGACCTGCACCGGGGACCCGGCGCGGCGCTCCGGCAACGAGTTCCTGTTCCAGCAGCTCGCCCAGCAGAACGTCGGGACCCTCAACGAGCTGTTCGAGGGTGTCGAGACGGTGGACCGCAAGATCATCGCCAGCTGCCCGCACTGCTTCAACACGATCGGCCGCGAGTACCCGCAGCTGGGCACCAACTACACGGTGCTGCACCACAGCCAGGTGCTCAACCGGTTGGTGCGCGACAAGAAGCTGACCCCGGTCAAGCCGATCAACCAGAAGATCACCTACCACGACCCGTGCTTTTTGGGCCGGCACAACAAGGTTTACGACCCGCCGCGTGAGGTGGTCAGCTCCTCGGGGGCGGATCTGATCGAGATGCCGCGCTCCCGCGACCGGGCGCTGTGCTGCGGCGCCGGTGGGGCGCGGATGTGGATGGAAGAGCACATCGGCAAACGCGTCAACCACGAGCGGGTCGATGAGGCGCTGGCCACCGGCGCCGACACCATCGCCACCGCCTGCCCGTTCTGCCGGGTGATGATCAGCGACGGTGTCGACGACCGGCAGGACATCGCCGGACGCGAAGGGGTGCAGATCCGCGACATCGCCCAGCTGCTGCTCGGGTCGCTGGACAAGGAGAAGGTGACGCTGCCGCCGAAGGGTGCGGCCGCCGAGGCCGCCGCCAAGGCCGCACCCAAGAAGCCGGCTCCGGCCGCCGCCGCGACCGCCACGATGGAGAAACCGGCCGCCGAGACCGCCCCGGCCGAGACCAAGACGGCCGGGGAGACCAAGGCGGCCGCCCCGGTGAAGGGCCTGGGCATCGCCGGCGGCGCCAAACGCCCGGGGGCGAAGAAGGCCGCACCGGCCAAGGCGGAGGCCGCCCCGGCGGAGGCCGCGGAGTCCGCTCCGGCCGAATCCGGTGAGGCCCCGAAGGCCGCGCCGGTCAAGGGTCTGGGCATCGCCGGGGGCGCCAAGCGGCCCGGCGCGAAGAAGACGGCGGCCAAACCGGCCGCGGCCCAGCCGGAGAAGACCGAGGACAAGACCGAGACGGCGGGCAAGGCGCAGTCCGCCCCGGCCGAATCCGGTGAGGCCCCCAAGGCCGCCGCGCCGGTGAAGGGCCTGGGCATCGCGGCCGGCGCCAAACGGCCCGGCGCGAAGAAGACGGCGGCCAAACCGGCCGGCGGCGCCGAGAAGGCCCCGCAGTCCCCCGAGGCTCCCGAGGCCCCCAAGGCCGCCCCCGAGGCCGAGGCGGGCGGGGCCGCGAAGGACACCGACACCGCTGCCGAGAAGGCCCCCGAGAAGGCCCCCGAGAAGGCCGACGAGAAGCCGCAGCCGCCGGTGAAGGGGCTGGGCATCGCCCGCGGGGCCAAACCGCCAGGCAAACGCTGAGACGCCAGTTGGGGCCGTGATTGCCGAGCAATCACGGCCCCAACTGCTCTCCGGGCAAATTTTCGCTAGACACTCGTGGGACGATGACCGACGTGACGACGCACCAGTGGCCCGGCCAGACCGGGCTCCCGCCGCGACCGCGCACGTTCGCGCAGTCCAGCAAGCTCCAGGATGTCCTCTACGAGATCCGCGGTCCGGTGCACGACCACGCCGCCCGGCTGGAGGGCGAAGGGCACCGCATCCTCAAGCTCAACATCGGCAACCCGGCGCCGTTCGGGTTCGAGGCCCCCGACGTGATCATGCGCGACATGATCCAGGCACTGCCGTACTCGCAGGGCTACTCGGACTCCCAGGGCATCCTGTCGGCGCGCCGGGCGGTGGTCACCCGCTACGAACTGGTCGAGGACTTCCCGCCGTTCGACGTCGACGACGTCTACCTGGGCAACGGGGTCTCCGAGCTGATCACGATGACGCTGCAGGCGCTGCTCGACAACGGCGATCAGGTGCTGATCCCCGCCCCGGACTACCCGCTGTGGACCGCCTCGACGTCGCTGGCCGGGGGGACCCCGGTGCACTACCTCTGCGACGAGACCCAGGGCTGGCAACCCAACATCGCCGACCTGGAATCGCGGATCACCGAACGCACCAAGGCGCTGGTGATCATCAACCCCAACAACCCGACCGGGGCGGTGTACTCGCGGGAGATCCTCACCCAGATGGTCGAGTTGGCGCGCAAACACCAACTGCTGCTGCTCGCCGACGAGATCTACGACAAGATCCTCTACGACGACGCCGAGCACATCAACGTCGCCGCCGTCGCCCCCGACATGCTGTGCCTGACGTTCAACGGGTTGTCGAAGGCCTACCGGGTGGCCGGCTACCGGTCCGGGTGGTTGACCATCACCGGCCCCAAGGAGCACGCCGCCAGCTTCATCGAAGGCATCCACCTGCTGGCCAACATGCGCCTGTGCCCCAACGTGCCGGCCCAGCACGCCATCCAGGTGGCCCTCGGCGGCTACCAGAGCGTCGATGACCTGGTGCTGCCCGGCGGGCGACTGCTCGAGCAGCGCGACACCGCCTGGACCGCGTTGAACGAGATCCCCGGGGTCTCCTGCGTCAAGCCGGCCGGGGCGCTCTACGCATTCCCCCGGCTGGACCCGGAGGTCCACGACATCGCCGATGACGAGCAACTGGTGCTCGACCTGTTGATGTCGGAGAAGATCCTGGTCACCCAGGGCACCGGATTCAACTGGCCGGCACCGGATCACCTGCGCATCGTGACGCTGCCGTGGAGCCGGGATTTGAGCCGCGCGATCGAGCGGCTGGGCAACTTCCTGGCCAGCTACCGCCAGTAGGGACGGCCTGACCGCGCGATCTGCTCGCCGATCCGCGAGCGGCCCGGCGCCCCGCACGCCGACAGCCCGCCCGCGTGGCACGCCATCCCGATACCCCAGCCGAGGAGCGGCCAGATCGGCCAGAAGTACCCGCCGGTCACCGCCCAGATGCCGAGCATCAGCGCCGCGGCACCCAGGTAGGCGGCCAGGTGGATCCGCACGCCGGTGCGGGCGGCGCGGTGCAGCGCGGCCCGCCGCTGCGGATCGTGCCGGCGGATCCGGTCGACGGGAAGATCGGCCATCAGCTCGTCGAGCGCCCCGACGGTCCGGGCCGCGATCGCCGCATCCGTCCGGGTCTCGTACTCTCCGATCGACAGATACCCCTGGCTGAGCGCCTGAGCGAGCCGCGCGGCGACGCGTTCGCGTTCCCGGTCGCCGACCCGCACCCCGCGTCCGGCCGCCGGCCGGGGGCGCGGCGACGGTGAGGCCACGGTCTCGGTGGTCATGTCGACTCCTTCCGTTCGCGCCGACCGCCCGATCTCAGCGGGCGGTCGGCACCCAGTTGCCGTGGAAGCCGGCCGGAACCCGATGCGGCAGGTGCACGCTGGCGACGGTGTCCAGTGTCTGCGCGTCGAGGATCGCCAGATCGCTGCGGTCGGCGGCGGCGTCGTAGACGAAGCCCATCAGCACCCCGTCATCCTCGTTCGCGTCCGGCGCCGACGGGTGGAAGACGAACTCGCCCAGCTGCATTCCGACACCGAAGGATCGCTTCGCCGTGCCGTCGCCGACGAAGTCGTGTTT
This sequence is a window from Mycolicibacillus parakoreensis. Protein-coding genes within it:
- a CDS encoding Hsp70 family protein encodes the protein MSDSLGLSIGMTNLAAAHSGRPPVIRRCVLTLFDRRPPEVGIRGENPNLATDPGDPGVVLRGFVERIGDPVPLVAADGAAYSGEGLTAEALDTIAATVGHGAPVTVAIPAHWDPGAFSSLSAALAAKPRLSPGGATPPLVPDATAALAALATEPGMPTDGIVLLCDFGGSGTSITVADAGADLTAVGQTFRYTDFAGDLVDNAVLNHVLTRLPDAGDTAAVSSMARLREQCRVAKEQLSQSATSTVATGIAGTAPVPLNRAELTMLIAGPLAGCIDAVATTMQQSGIPARRLAAIAAVGGGAQLPGIAEQLSQRLQVPVITPAQPALSAAAGARILAERGGAGRAPMTPTGPDAPTGLWTEPPAPTGRAGAIGATGATAMAPSAAGFTGGAESTSEATSYVPGPPAESVGPELAWSQDAVGPSEPTPYTGDDYRFDASSYTDSPPPPPPPAADPGYAPAPGLPWYRRPPVLFGGAVALAVFAGGGLLYSLVSGTESGDQKPGVTTPAEPPAPVTVTVTGDDGLPTVSTIPPPPPSEEPPPPESTSEETTTTTEATTTTSDETTTSEATTTTEATTTTERTTSAQPTTTQAPTTSAQPTATGDASAEGGEESGGQS
- a CDS encoding heterodisulfide reductase-related iron-sulfur binding cluster, which codes for MLIRLVVGLGGTAVVGFFAASRILWLYRLVMSGQKTGDERTTDVATRVWTQIREVAGQSKLLKWSIPGLAHFFTMWAFLVLLTVYIEAYGLLFKNDFAIPIIGHWDALGFLQDFFITAVTISIIVFMIIRTIRNPRDMGRASRFYGSHNGGAWLILVMIGLVVLTFLPLRGAAVNNGTLPYGNGAFLSQLMGKLMSGLSHTASEWVETGSLLAHIAVMLAFLLIVLHSKHLHIFLAPINVTFKRLPDGLGPLLPIEVDGTPVDFEDPPEDASFGRGTIEDFTWKGLLDFATCTECGRCQSQCPAWNTGKPLSPKLLIMDLRDHWMAKAPYLLGDEEMPSGDVDLSGAKPVPGHHVPEKGFERIGGHGPEQATRPLVGTEEQGGVIDPDVLWSCTNCGACVEQCPVDIEHVDHILDMRRYQVLMESEFPSELGVLFKNLETKGNPWGQNASERTGWIDELDFDVPVYGQDVESFEGFEYLFWVGCAGAYEDRAKKTTKAVAELLAAAGVKFLVLGTGETCTGDPARRSGNEFLFQQLAQQNVGTLNELFEGVETVDRKIIASCPHCFNTIGREYPQLGTNYTVLHHSQVLNRLVRDKKLTPVKPINQKITYHDPCFLGRHNKVYDPPREVVSSSGADLIEMPRSRDRALCCGAGGARMWMEEHIGKRVNHERVDEALATGADTIATACPFCRVMISDGVDDRQDIAGREGVQIRDIAQLLLGSLDKEKVTLPPKGAAAEAAAKAAPKKPAPAAAATATMEKPAAETAPAETKTAGETKAAAPVKGLGIAGGAKRPGAKKAAPAKAEAAPAEAAESAPAESGEAPKAAPVKGLGIAGGAKRPGAKKTAAKPAAAQPEKTEDKTETAGKAQSAPAESGEAPKAAAPVKGLGIAAGAKRPGAKKTAAKPAGGAEKAPQSPEAPEAPKAAPEAEAGGAAKDTDTAAEKAPEKAPEKADEKPQPPVKGLGIARGAKPPGKR
- a CDS encoding pyridoxal phosphate-dependent aminotransferase codes for the protein MTDVTTHQWPGQTGLPPRPRTFAQSSKLQDVLYEIRGPVHDHAARLEGEGHRILKLNIGNPAPFGFEAPDVIMRDMIQALPYSQGYSDSQGILSARRAVVTRYELVEDFPPFDVDDVYLGNGVSELITMTLQALLDNGDQVLIPAPDYPLWTASTSLAGGTPVHYLCDETQGWQPNIADLESRITERTKALVIINPNNPTGAVYSREILTQMVELARKHQLLLLADEIYDKILYDDAEHINVAAVAPDMLCLTFNGLSKAYRVAGYRSGWLTITGPKEHAASFIEGIHLLANMRLCPNVPAQHAIQVALGGYQSVDDLVLPGGRLLEQRDTAWTALNEIPGVSCVKPAGALYAFPRLDPEVHDIADDEQLVLDLLMSEKILVTQGTGFNWPAPDHLRIVTLPWSRDLSRAIERLGNFLASYRQ
- a CDS encoding DUF1707 domain-containing protein; translated protein: MTTETVASPSPRPRPAAGRGVRVGDRERERVAARLAQALSQGYLSIGEYETRTDAAIAARTVGALDELMADLPVDRIRRHDPQRRAALHRAARTGVRIHLAAYLGAAALMLGIWAVTGGYFWPIWPLLGWGIGMACHAGGLSACGAPGRSRIGEQIARSGRPYWR